One window from the genome of Malus domestica chromosome 01, GDT2T_hap1 encodes:
- the LOC103443499 gene encoding MYB-like transcription factor TCL1: MESMDRCHQKRPKITITDQSEEVISDEWKFINMTEQEEDLIYRMYRFVGPRWDLIAGRIPGRKAEVLERFWIMRHCDAFAEKRNQRKIEGSNIDRRQMFNGFK, encoded by the exons ATGGAGAGCATGGACCGATGTCACCAGAAGCGACCCAAAATCACCATTACTGATCAGTCTGAAG AGGTTATTAGTGATGAATGGAAATTCATAAACATGACTGAACAAGAAGAAGATCTCATATATAGAATGTATAGGTTTGTTGGACCCAg ATGGGATTTAATAGCTGGGCGGATTCCAGGTCGAAAAGCAGAAGTACTAGAGAGGTTCTGGATCATGAGACATTGTGATGCGTTTGCTGAAAAACGAAATCAACGTAAGATAGAGGGCTCTAATATTGATCGTCGTCAAATGTTTAATGGATTTAAGTAG